In one window of Porites lutea chromosome 8, jaPorLute2.1, whole genome shotgun sequence DNA:
- the LOC140946605 gene encoding uncharacterized protein — MLSTENVVRVRVLREEFKPMMTTSIRELRRAGLKIDCFGLHENESSTPGVEIPCTPHKPLSCPLTVLCNDIHAAMKKLQFSVYRGDVYKKVAESQFTFKFLCSMKSFLLNLMENECFKDRLVQHFQRVLPLLSEPESSLIGQLNIDRNLVEVQNGWFWSFSEGAFVQGVIPESERGITSPRAYVHYDSLQEPDPKYFEQILTNSLPEGQIQQFCADFLALFRDKEHKRPVPCAIGASDSGKTSLFSPVFQIVPLSRIARVTKQKSFNKSMIDSSTEVIFLDEAYNNLLDIDDWKIICQGGFTSHDVKWKKAQGFHCRASMYITCQQEMDFGEAHNDAMNRRLHKYFFRSLPQVNPEANQWLREHAMGCIVWAQKMVATNSTTAQTGRTLGDREDGLESEDIQRILSVSLLDENAPECNTEGGEISLTDEEESGAESDSSDENEDNNHINKLRHELEKAMPGGFRHRQLSMLLRNAQTEHKAIQDRQIAGRRRYLVNLGVTSKSQADRLITHPDEPLPTDLARREQQALNDRAERLEKQRERDEQEKVKKAFSNPWLLEIEKEMAENNMRLERGTDPDMSATLTSLLEIDCEKLRAFHEKQGTLRLQMAVEKRKEICVKRGLVDPRYASSVRDVYSPLPVIVEGSNQNMSRPTAANDDGNTPKTPSYDPPEDTHQTMFTPPTSQEVVESESEDMFITPKTPCYEPSFDESICTGSSPLLRRVPSPDNRPSKRAKLSRSQTTEGQKRVTSFLSSQKRVKK; from the exons ATGTTGTCGACAGAAAATGTGGTTCGTGTGCGAGTGCTTAGGGAAGAATTTAAACCGATGATGACTACATCTATCCGAGAATTGCGCCGCGCTGGTTTGAAAATCGATTGTTTTGGTCTCCATGAAAACGAAAGCAGCACCCCGGGCGTAGAAATACCGTGTACACCACATAAGCCATTGTCTTGCCCACTAACAGTTCTTTGTAACGACATCCATGCCGCAATGAAAAAGCTTCAGTTTAGTGTCTACCGGGGAGATGTGTACAAGAAAGTTGCAGAATCACAGTTTACTTTCAAGTTCCTTTGCTCCATGAAGTCATTTCTGTTAAATCTTATGGAGAACGAGTGCTTCAAAGACAGGCTTGTCCAACATTTTCAACGAGTTCTACCACTTCTGAGTGAGCCAGAAAGTTCCCTGATTGGCCAACTTAACATAGATCGAAACTTGGTTGAAGTGCAGAATGGCTGGTTTTGGTCTTTCTCTGAAGGAGCTTTTGTACAAGGAGTGATCCCAGAATCAGAG CGAGGTATCACATCACCAAGAGCGTATGTCCACTATGACAGCCTCCAAGAGCCCGATCCTAAATACTTCGAGCAAATTCTAACCAATAGCCTACCTGAAGGGCAAATACAACAGTTTTGCGCTGATTTCCTCGCGCTATTCAGAGATAAAGAACATAAGCGACCTGTGCCATGTGCCATCGGAGCTTCTGACAGCGGCAAAACGAGCCTGTTCAGCCCAGTGTTTCAAATTGTGCCGTTAAGCCGAATTGCTCGCGTGACCAAACAGAAGAGCTTTAACAAGTCGATGATTGACAGCTCCACGGAAGTTATCTTTCTCGACGAGGCATACAACAACCTGCTCGACATCGATGACTGGAAGATAATTTGTCAAGGCGGTTTTACATCCCACGATGTAAAATGGAAGAAGGCCCAGGGGTTCCACTGCCGTGCAAGTATGTACATTACATGCCAACAAGAGATGGACTTTGGCGAGGCCCACAATGACGCGATGAACCGAAGACTTCACAAGTACTTCTTCAGAAGCTTGCCGCAAGTTAACCCGGAGGCCAACCAGTGGCTGCGAGAACATGCAATGGGCTGCATCGTATGGGCCCAAAAGATGGTTGCTACAAACTCCACTACCGCACAGACTGGAAGGACTTTAGGAGATCGTGAGGACGGTTTAGAAAGTGAAGACATTCAGAGAATTTTGTCCGTTTCCCTACTGGACGAGAACGCCCCCGAGTGCAACACGGAGGGCGGTGAAATCTCACTCACGGATGAAGAGGAGAGTGGAGCCGAAAGCGACAGTTCCGATGAAAATGAAGATAACAACCACATAAACAAGCTTCGCCATGAGCTCGAAAAGGCGATGCCGGGTGGGTTTCGGCACAGACAGCTGAGCATGCTCCTGCGAAACGCTCAAACAGAGCACAAAGCCATCCAAGATCGTCAAATCGCCGGACGACGACGATATCTAGTAAATTTGGGAGTGACCAGCAAATCGCAGGCAGATCGACTGATTACGCATCCCGACGAGCCACTACCAACCGACCTCGCCCGCAGAGAACAACAGGCCTTGAATGATAGGGCAGAACGTCTCGAAAAGCAAAGGGAAAGAGATGAACAggagaaagttaaaaaagcaTTCTCTAATCCGTGGCTGttagaaatagaaaaagaaatggcTGAGAACAATATGCGTTTAGAGAGAGGCACAGACCCCGACATGAGTGCAACGCTGACGAGTCTTTTGGAGATTGATTGTGAGAAACTCCGCGCATTTCACGAAAAACAAGGTACCCTTCGCCTGCAGATGGCcgtggaaaaaaggaaagaaatctgtGTGAAACGTGGATTAGTGGATCCTAGGTACGCGAGTTCCGTCAGAGATGTGTACTCACCCTTACCGGTTATCGTCGAAGGTAGCAACCAAAACATGTCTAGACCAACGGCTGCAAACGACGATGGTAATACGCCAAAGACACCATCTTACGACCCGCCTGAGGACACGCACCAGACGATGTTTACTCCACCTACGAGCCAGGAGGTCGTCGAATCGGAGAGCGAGGACATGTTCATTACACCGAAGACACCTTGTTACGAGCCCTCATTTGATGAAAGCATTTGCACAGGCTCTTCACCATTACTGAGGCGAGTACCCTCACCTGACAACAGACCTTCGAAGCGAGCAAAACTCTCGAGAAGCCAAACAACCGAGGGACAGAAGCGGGTGACTAGCTTTTTGAGTTCGCAGAAACGTGTAAAAAAGTAG
- the LOC140946025 gene encoding uncharacterized protein, translating into MQDEWKLGHAGRIGYLDAIAELADFRKVNGASETVWRGLSTAEMYLKRVRKTVSKMMRLQWTSELDIDALEAKGHWATMEELLEVVGRYLPRYESVLKTCRDKPDTVSPLELSFATKFLAVYLFIKVKGSRPMTYQYLTVEMVDKAKTNGGFIDQKQFKTAGKYGFDSLFLTDTSMQVLEGYINHIRPLLKPNCDYVLVTRNGRQHNKLGEAMSKLVFDATGKYVHPTRYRQVVETASSRTLSSSAQDAISEDQKHSSVVARVHDQKRRSREVASKAHAFLERLQGERGSELEMDVRSMLSENSSSSQEQDVGKTDTSSNDEEDVITDTTREPLVGVPKLRRENAFRVTETSTRRKSLMFTPEEDKFLKAGLKRYGFGQWKAILTDPDFQFQKGRTANSLLSRAARRFGSYSKSTER; encoded by the coding sequence ATGCAGGATGAGTGGAAACTCGGACACGCGGGACGCATAGGTTACTTGGACGCCATTGCAGAATTAGCGGATTTCAGAAAAGTAAATGGCGCATCAGAAACAGTATGGAGAGGCCTGTCCACAGCCGAAATGTACTTAAAAAGGGTGCGAAAAACCGTCTCAAAGATGATGAGGTTGCAATGGACCAGCGAACTCGATATTGACGCTTTAGAAGCCAAGGGACACTGGGCCACCATGGAAGAGCTTTTAGAGGTGGTGGGGCGTTACTTGCCGCGCTACGAGAGCGTGCTTAAAACATGCAGGGATAAACCAGATACTGTTTCCCCACTGGAATTATCGTTTGCTACCAAATTTCTGGCCGTCTATTTGTTTATCAAGGTTAAAGGCTCACGTCCGATGACGTACCAATATCTAACCGTAGAAATGGTCGACAAAGCTAAGACTAACGGCGGATTCATAGACCAAAAACAATTCAAGACAGCTGGAAAGTATGGTTTTGATTCGCTTTTCCTGACAGACACCAGTATGCAAGTCCTGGAAGGCTACATCAACCACATTCGCCCACTTCTCAAGCCTAATTGTGATTATGTTTTAGTCACGAGAAATGGTCGACAGCATAACAAGCTAGGAGAAGCAATGAGTAAATTGGTGTTCGATGCAACAGGCAAGTATGTTCACCCAACTCGCTACCGCCAAGTAGTGGAGACGGCAAGCTCTAGAACTCTTAGCAGCAGCGCGCAAGATGCGATCTCCGAGGACCAGAAACACAGCTCTGTTGTGGCAAGAGTTCACGATCAAAAACGGCGATCTCGCGAAGTCGCCAGCAAAGCGCATGCATTTTTGGAAAGACTACAGGGCGAGAGGGGATCAGAGCTAGAGATGGACGTACGCTCCATGCTTTCTGAGAATTCAAGTTCTTCACAAGAACAAGATGTTGGCAAAACCGATACGTCTTCTAATGACGAAGAAGACGTAATTACAGATACAACACGCGAGCCTCTAGTAGGAGTGCCAAAATTAAGGCGCGAAAATGCGTTCAGAGTGACCGAAACAAGCACGCGACGAAAGAGTTTAATGTTCACTCCCGAGGAAGACAAATTTCTCAAAGCTGGACTTAAACGGTACGGATTTGGGCAATGGAAAGCGATTCTAACAGACCCCGACTTTCAGTTCCAAAAGGGAAGAACGGCTAACTCTCTTCTGAGCCGAGCCGCTAGAAGATTTGGATCATATTCAAAATCGACGGAGCGTTGA
- the LOC140946027 gene encoding replication factor C subunit 1-like: protein MDIRSFFSPKGKTSKPGVLKSEDKRGKDNLSTNPSAGKGKAKSKVLSSSEDEEVAKKQRHKETQKKKARKYIDSDSDEDPLPPKIRKAASASKGDGARPKKSKRSSNFDDSDEEEVIPPKLKKSVKQPETKARKEVVHVKESPVKPKETQAKTTSALDFFGSSPVERASRKVFATKRKQRSDESEENDDSRETKQGEITEDRGKGRIEDRKVNGKKEEQPSKKRKEEPPSPQNGVKKPSPEKSKKTPEKLPKVTPASKLAAKAAATALKTSEVIPETPARETKKESPQKTPSPAKESKAVKKDSPTKSTPKASKQDELPNEVPPSLEKRKSSYRSFMQRDGPRAVGSKPIPEGEENCLEGLTFVITGVLESIERDDAADLIQRYGGKVTGSVSKKTSYLVVGRDAGESKISKAKQVGTTQLDEDGLFELVKTRPGKKISYEPPSVEKKPKKRAKAEVVESTETLSQGKDPSELESSQMSQQSTSSPATQTPSGSPSLNGEPSLMWVDKYRPRTVKQIIGQQGEKSNMRKLMNWLRDWEKNRKKPPSKSSFFKKDQDGSMHKAALLSGSPGVGKTTTATLVCEELGFSYVEMNASDTRNKKTLEEHISQSLSNKTMDGFLPGHKADPKKHVLIMDEVDGMAGNEDRGGMQELIGLIKNTKIPVICMCNDRNSQKIRSLANYCFDLRFQRPRVEQIKGAMMSIAFKEGLKIPPQAMEQIILGANQDVRQVLHNMSMWTAKEKSLNYDQAKAEAARAQKDIKMGAFDAVRKLLSGNESSKMNLIEKSDMFFCDYSMMPLFVQENYALVDPGQSRGDLKKTLSLLSKTADSICDGDSVEKLIRQNGHWSMLPMQAMMSCVIPSDLISGGIGQRIEFPQWLGKHSKRGRLDRILQELQSHMRLNTSSSKLSMALDYVPHLRKVLTTPLMAQDSTEINSGVSRVIQVMEDYDLTKEDWDSIIEVGQFEGQRDPVASIPSKVKAAFTRSYNKEKHKTPYAIRAAPKKGRKGGAGEDDQGMDEEGLEQEGEENSQEKDDIENDAMIKATKKPTKGGSARGRGGKGNKDAAKETTKGKGKGRGKNRN from the exons ATG GATATTCGGTCTTTTTTCAGTCCAAAGGGAAAGACGTCGAAACCAGGCGTCTTGAAGTCGGAGGATAAACGCGGGAAAGATAATTTATCCACAAATCCTTCTGCTGGGAAAGGGAAAGCAAAGAGCAAG GTTTTATCGAGCAGTGAAGATGAGGAGGTAGCAAAAAAGCAGAGGCACAAGGAAACTCAGAAGAAAAAAGCAAGGAAGTATATTGATTCag actCTGATGAAGACCCTCTTCCACCTAAAATAAG AAAGGCTGCTTCTGCATCCAAGGGAGATGGTGCAAGGCCTAAGAAGAGCAAGAGGTCCAGCAACTTTGATGACTCTG ATGAAGAGGAAGTCATTCctccaaaactgaaaaaatctgTGAAGCAACCAGAAACCAAAGCAAGAAAAGAAGTTGTTCATGTGAAGGAAAG CCCTGTCAAGCCAAAAGAAACTCAAGCAAAAACCACGTCTGCACTTGACTTCTTTGGATCATCTCCTGTTGAAAGAGCATCAAGAAAAGTGTTTGCCACAAAGAGAAAACAG CGATCTGATGAATCTGAAGAAAATGATGACTCAAGAGAAACAAAGCAAGGAGAAATCACAGAGGATAGGGGAAAAGGAAGAATAGAAGATAGAAAAGTGAATgggaaaaaagaagaacagCCATCAAAGAAACGAAAAGAGGAACCACCAAGTCCTCAGAATGGTGTCAAGAAACCATCTCctgaaaagtcaaaaaag ACCCCAGAGAAGCTGCCAAAAGTGACACCTGCTAGCAAACTTGCAGCCAAAGCTGCTGCCACAGCTTTAAAAACCTCAGAGGTCATACCTGAAACTCCagcaagagaaacaaaaaaagaaagcccTCAAAAGACTCCTTCTCCAGCTAAAGAAAGCAAGGCAGTTAAAAAAGATTCTCCAACCAAGAGTACACCAAAGGCTTCAAAACAAGATGAACTTCCCAACGAAGTACCACCATctttggaaaaaaggaaatctaGTTATCGTAGTTTCATGCAGCGAGATGGTCCAAGAGCAGTGGGCTCAAAACCCATCCCTGAG GGAGAGGAAAATTGCTTGGAGGGCCTTACATTTGTTATAACTGGAGTGTTGGAAAGCATAGAAAGAGATGATGCTGCTGATTTAATCCAGAGATATGGTGGAAAGGTCACAGGGTCAGTCAGCAAGAAAACAAGCTATCTTGTCGTGGGCAGAGATGCTGGTGAAAGCAAGATATCCAAG gCCAAGCAGGTAGGTACAACACAATTAGATGAGGATGGGCTATTTGAACTGGTCAAAACACGACCTGGCAAAAAGATCAGCTATGAGCCACCTAGTGTTGAGAAGAAGCCAAAGAAGAGAGCAAAGGCTGAAGTAGTGGAGTCAACAGAGACTTTAAGTCAAGGGAAGGATCCATCAGAGTTAGAGTCATCCCAGATGAGTCAACAATCAACATCATCCCCTGCTACTCAAACACCTTCTGGATCACCATCACTGAATG GGGAACCTAGTTTAATGTGGGTTGATAAGTATCGCCCTCGCACAGTAAAACAGATTatcggccagcaaggtgaaaagagTAACATGAGGAAACTAATGAACTGGCTTAGAGACTGGGAAAAAAATAGGAAGAAGCCACCATCTAAAT CCTCGTTCTTTAAAAAGGACCAAGATGGATCCATGCATAAAGCTGCGTTACTCTCTGGCTCACCAGGAGTtggtaaaacaacaacagccaCGCTCGTGTGTGAAGAGCTGGGATTCAGCTACGTTGAAATGAATGCAAGTGATACAAGGAACAAGAAGACACTGGAGGAGCACATTTCTCAGTCACTTAGCAACAAAACCATGGATGGTTTTCTACCTG GTCATAAAGCAGATCCCAAGAAGCATGTGCTGATTATGGATGAAGTTGATGGAATGGCAGGCAATGAAGACAGGGGAGGAATGCAA GAACTTATTGGACTCataaaaaacaccaaaattccAGTCATCTGTATGTGTAATGACAGAAACAGTCAAAAGATCCGCAGCTTGGCCAACTATTGTTTTGACTTGAGGTTCCAAAGGCCTCGGGTAGAACAGATTAAG GGAGCTATGATGAGCATCGCTTTCAAGGAAGGACTCAAGATTCCTCCCCAGGCCATGGAGCAAATTATTCTTGGAGCCAACCAGGATGTCAGACAG GTTCTTCACAATATGTCCATGTGGACTGCCAAGGAAAAGAGCCTTAACTACGATCAAGCAAAAGCAGAAGCTGCAAGGGCCCAAAAAGATATTAAAATG GGTGCTTTTGATGCCGTAAGAAAACTTCTCTCAGGAAATGAGAGTTCGAAGATGAACCTGATTGAAAAATCAGACATGTTCTTTTGTGATTACTCCATGATGCCACTCTTTGTGCAGGAAAACTATGCACTGGTTGACCCTGGACAGTCGCG TGGTGATTTAAAGAAGACGCTGTCTCTACTAAGCAAGACTGCTGACTCCATCTGTGATGGAGATTCGGTTGAAAAGCTTATCAGACAGAATGGACATTGGTCTATGTTGCCGATGCAG GCCATGATGTCTTGCGTGATCCCGTCAGATCTTATCAGTGGTGGCATTGGGCAGAGAATTGAGTTTCCCCAGTGGCTTGGTAAACATTCCAAACGTGGCAGACTAGACCGCATTCTACAGGAACTGCAGAGTCACATGAGATTAAA TACCTCTTCAAGTAAGCTGTCCATGGCATTAGATTACGTCCCCCATCTTAGGAAAGTTCTAACAACGCCTCTTATGGCACAG GATTCGACTGAGATCAATTCCGGAGTGTCCAGAGTAATTCAAGTGATGGAAGATTATGATCTGACCAAAGAAGACTGGGATTCCATTATAGAGGTTGGCCAGTTTGAAGGCCAAAGAGATCCTGTAGCGTCAATCCCGTCTAAG